A region of Epinephelus moara isolate mb chromosome 15, YSFRI_EMoa_1.0, whole genome shotgun sequence DNA encodes the following proteins:
- the LOC126401883 gene encoding glucagon-1-like has product MKSIHSLAGILLVLGFVQGSWQVSLQEADDSSSFEADTLADGPRELASMKRHSEGTFSNDYSKYLEERRAQDFVQWLMNNKRSGADEKRHADGTFTSDVSSYLKEQAIKDFVARLKSGQVRRE; this is encoded by the exons ATGAAAAGCATCCACTCCCTGGCTGGTATCCTTCTGGTCCTCGGCTTTGTCCAGGGCAGCTGGCAGGTTTCTCTGCAGGAGGCTGATGACAGCTCAAG TTTTGAGGCAGACACATTAGCGGATGGGCCGAGGGAGCTGGCGAGCATGAAGAGACATTCAGAGGGAACCTTCTCAAACGACTACAGCAAATacctggaggagaggagggcgcAGGACTTCGTTCAGTGGCTGATGAACAACAAGAGGAGCGG TGCTGATGAAAAGCGCCATGCAGACGGGACCTTCACCAGCGACGTGAGCTCGTACCTCAAGGAACAGGCAATCAAAGACTTTGTCGCCAGGCTCAAGTCGGGACAAGTCAGAAGAGAGTAG